From Camelina sativa cultivar DH55 chromosome 20, Cs, whole genome shotgun sequence, the proteins below share one genomic window:
- the LOC104770102 gene encoding NAD-dependent protein deacetylase SRT1-like isoform X2 → MIQKSKHLVVFTGAGISTSCGIPDFRGPKGIWTLQKASLPFHRAMPSMTHMALVELERAGILKFVISQGLQFKWLFSLFLPSVIQVT, encoded by the exons ATGATTCAAAAG AGTAAGCATCTAGTAGTCTTCACAGGTGCTGGCATTTCAACTTCTTGTGGTATTCCTGATTTCCGAGGCCCTAAAGGAATTTGGACTTTACAG AAAGCATCTTTGCCATTTCATCGTGCAATGCCTAGCATGACTCATATGGCTTTGGTTGAGTTAGAAAGAGCTGgcattttaaaatttgtcatCAGTCAG GGACTGCAGTTCAAATGGctcttttctctgttcttgccGTCAGTTATTCAGGTAACTTAA
- the LOC104770102 gene encoding NAD-dependent protein deacetylase SRT1-like isoform X1, with translation MKIQTMGSIEEEQRPLIEEGLISQSKHLVVFTGAGISTSCGIPDFRGPKGIWTLQKASLPFHRAMPSMTHMALVELERAGILKFVISQGLQFKWLFSLFLPSVIQVT, from the exons ATGAAGATTCAGACGATGGGTTCCATCGAAGAAGAGCAAAGACCTCTAATCGAAGAAGGTTTAATTTCACAG AGTAAGCATCTAGTAGTCTTCACAGGTGCTGGCATTTCAACTTCTTGTGGTATTCCTGATTTCCGAGGCCCTAAAGGAATTTGGACTTTACAG AAAGCATCTTTGCCATTTCATCGTGCAATGCCTAGCATGACTCATATGGCTTTGGTTGAGTTAGAAAGAGCTGgcattttaaaatttgtcatCAGTCAG GGACTGCAGTTCAAATGGctcttttctctgttcttgccGTCAGTTATTCAGGTAACTTAA
- the LOC104770101 gene encoding LOW QUALITY PROTEIN: disease resistance-like protein CSA1 (The sequence of the model RefSeq protein was modified relative to this genomic sequence to represent the inferred CDS: deleted 1 base in 1 codon), translating to MASSSASSSWVKADAETPQDQVFINFRGDELRYNFVSHLEKGLKRKGINAFIDTDEEMGQELNVLLERIQGSRIALAIFSPRYTESKWCLKELAKMKQRREQNKLVVVPIFYKVQPDTVKELKGDFGDNFRQLVKPPFDKKIKKEWKEALQYVPFLTGIVLDDKSDEDQVINIIIKKVKEIIQNRRSEVPPAPNHSECIGPRPQPQRQKRHESLWGIEHRLKQLEEKLSFGSKETTRTIGVAGMPGIGKTTLATMLYEKWNDRFLRHVLILDIHKTSEEDGLDYLATLLLQGLLKVENPNIESVEAYRDQLLETKVLVVLDNVSSKEQIDALLGKRDWIKKGSKIVITTSDKSLMTQSLVNDTYQVPPLSDKDALKHFLQYAFDDHEGDAPGRGNFPKLSKDFVHYTKGNPLALQMLGAELLGKDETHWGLKLNALLNQHHKSPPGQSISKMLQRVWEGSYDGLSQKEKDTLLDIACFRSLDESYVASLLDSDGSSNIIEDLVNKFMINIYAGKVEMDDTLYMLSKELGREATAKDRKGRHRLWHHHTITDVLTKNKGASNVRSIFLDLSDITREMCFHNNAFASMRDLRYLKIYSTQCPQECESDIKLNFPEGLQLPLNEVRYLHWLKFPLTEVPQDLTPDHLVDLKLPYSEIERVWEDNKDASKLKWINLNHSKKLNTLAGLGKARNLQELNLEGCTALKELHVDMENMKCLVSLNLRRCTSLESLSKIKLISLKTLILSDCSKLKTFQVISDKLEALHLDGTAIKDLPCDIRILQRLVLLNMKGCKKLKRLPESLGELKALEELVLFGCIKLEEFPKSGENLSRLEILVLDETSIEEIPEIVSVRHLCLSMNKKISCLPDLIKIFSQLQWLDLKYCKTLTHVPQLPPNLQCLDVRGCSLLKTLAKPLVCSTINSTFIFTYCNELEQDAKEKIVAYAERKCQLLSSALKRCDKSCVPEIFFSTSFPGCEMPSWFCHNAIGSMVEFELPPHWNHNRLSGIALCVVVSFKISQNHANLTVRFSCEQTTGEGSSTSITWKIGSLIEHYDEVDPVESDHVIIGYTNCSDFIKPVKGQGPSQCAPTKASIEFSVTADTGEEARFEVLKSGFSFVFEPEENKVAVPRNDDVKGNTKVITLSNHGCFKDQANGDESPKDHWQTTTYIESSLTYIPDEAYSS from the exons ATGGCAAGCTCCTCCGCCTCCTCTTCCTGGGTGAAAGCAGACGCTGAGACACCACAAGACCAAGTGTTCATTAACTTCCGTGGAGACGAACTGCGCTACAACTTCGTCAGCCATCTCGAGAAGGGCTTAAAAAGGAAAGGGATCAATGCCTTCATAGACACAGATGAAGAGATGGGCCAAGAGTTGAATGTACTGCTGGAAAGAATCCAAGGGTCAAGGATCGCGCTAGCTATATTCTCCCCAAGGTACACGGAGTCAAAATGGTGTCTGAAGGAGCTTGcgaagatgaaacaaagaagGGAACAAAATAAGCTCGTGGTGGTTCCAATCTTCTACAAGGTACAGCCTGACACTGTTAAAGAACTGAAGGGAGACTTCGGCGATAACTTCAGGCAGCTGGTGAAGCCTCCTTTTgacaagaagatcaagaaagaaTGGAAGGAAGCTTTACAATATGTTCCTTTCCTAACCGGCATCGTGTTGGATGATAAAAG CGATGAGGACCAAGTcatcaatataattattaaaaaggttaaagaaattatacaaAATAGACGTTCAGAGGTTCCTCCTGCTCCTAATCACTCAGAATGCATTGGACCACGGCCGCAACCCCAAAGACAAAAACGTCATGAAAGCCTTTGGGGAATCGAACACCGACTTAAGCAACTAGAGGAAAAGTTAAGTTTTGGATCAAAGGAAACAACTCGTACCATCGGTGTTGCTGGGATGCCCGGTATAGGTAAAACCACTCTAGCTACTATGCTATATGAGAAGTGGAATGATAGATTCTTGAGACACGTGTTAATCCTAGATATCCATAAAACTTCAGAGGAAGACGGTTTAGATTACTTGGCCACGTTACTCTTGCAAGGTTTATTGAAAGTTGAGAATCCAAACATTGAGTCCGTAGAAGCATACAGAGATCAACTACTCGAGACCAAAGTCCTTGTTGTTCTTGACAATGTCAGTAGCAAGGAACAGATTGATGCTCTTCTCGGCAAACGCGACTGGATTAAGAAAGGAAGCAAGATCGTCATTACTACAAGCGATAAGTCATTGATGACACAAAGTTTGGTCAATGATACTTACCAAGTCCCTCCATTAAGCGACAAAGACGCCTTAAAACACTTTCTCCAGTACGCATTTGATGATCACGAAGGAGATGCTCCCGGGCGAGGAAACTTCCCCAAGTTGTCGAAAGATTTCGTGCACTATACCAAAGGAAATCCACTTGCTCTCCAGATGTTGGGTGCGGAGCTTTTGGGAAAAGATGAGACTCACTGGGGCTTAAAACTAAATGCATTGTTGAATCAACACCATAAAAGTCCACCTGGACAAAGCATTAGCAAGATGCTTCAAAGGGTCTGGGAAGGGAGTTATGATGGACtgagtcaaaaagaaaaagatacacTTCTTGACATAGCTTGCTTCAGGTCGCTAGATGAGAGTTACGTTGCGAGTTTATTGGATTCAGATGGCTCTAGTAATATAATAGAAGATCTCGTGAACAAGTTCATGATTAATATTTATGCTGGTAAAGTAGAGATGGATGATACATTGTATATGCTCTCCAAGGAACTTGGTCGAGAAGCTACTGCTAAAGATAGAAAGGGGCGCCATAGGTTGTGGCACCATCACACCATAACTGATGTGCTGACAAAAAATAAG GGAGCTTCTAATGTCAGATCTATCTTTCTTGACTTGTCTGATATAACAAGAGAAATGTGCTTCCACAACAATGCTTTTGCCAGTATGAGAGATTTACGATATCTCAAAATCTACAGCACTCAATGTCCTCAAGAATGTGAAAGTGACATTAAATTAAACTTCCCTGAAGGACTCCAGCTACCACTGAATGAGGTGCGGTATCTCCACTGGCTGAAATTCCCGTTGACAGAAGTTCCACAAGATTTAACCCCGGATCATTTGGTTGACCTTAAGCTTCCTTATAGCGAGATTGAACGAGTTTGGGAAGATAACAAG GATGCATCAAAACTAAAATGGATCAATTTGAATCACTCAAAGAAGTTGAACACTTTGGCGGGGTTAGGAAAGGCTCGAAATCTTCAAGAATTAAATCTTGAAGGTTGCACGGCATTGAAAGAGTTGCATGTGGATATGGAAAACATGAAGTGTCTTGTTTCTTTGAACCTGAGAAGATGCACAAGTCTTGAGTCTCTTTCAAAGATTAAATTGATCTCTTTGAAAACACTTATCCTCAGTGACTgctcaaaattaaaaacctttcagGTCATTTCAGATAAGCTAGAAGCTCTACACTTGGATGGCACTGCAATAAAGGATCTTCCTTGTGACATTCGGATCCTTCAAAGACTTGTTTTGTTGAACATGAAAGGCTGCAAGAAGCTGAAAAGGCTCCCTGAAAGTCTTGGTGAGCTGAAAGCTCTTGAAGAACTTGTACTTTTTGGTTGTATAAAGCTCGAAGAATTTCCTAAAAGTGGGGAAAACTTAAGCCGTttagagattttggttttggatgaGACATCCATAGAAGAGATACCAGAAATAGTCTCAGTGCGGCATCTGTGTTTAAGCATGAATAAAAAGATCAGCTGCCTTCCGGATCTAATCAAGATATTTTCTCAACTTCAGTGGCTTGATTTGAAGTATTGTAAGACTCTAACACATGTTCCTCAGCTTCCACCAAATCTTCAGTGTTTAGATGTACGTGGCTGTAGCTTACTGAAAACACTTGCAAAACCACTGGTATGTTCTACTATTAACTCCACGTTCATTTTCACTTACTGCAATGAATTGGAACAAGATGCAAAGGAGAAAATTGTAGCATATGCTGAAAGGAAGTGTCAGTTGCTATCAAGTGCACTTAAACGATGCGATAAG AGTTGTGTTCCTGAGATTTTTTTCTCAACTAGCTTTCCTGGATGTGAAATGCCTTCATGGTTTTGTCATAATGCAATTGGATCTATGGTGGAGTTCGAATTACCTCCTCACTGGAATCACAATAGGCTTTCTGGGATAGCACTATGTGTTGTTGTCTCATTCAAGATTTCTCAAAATCATGCCAACTTGACAGTTAGATTCTCTTGTGAGCAAACCACTGGAGAGGGCTCTTCCACCAGCATTACTTGGAAGATTGGGAGTTTGATTGAACATTACGACGAAGTAGACCCGGTTGAATCAGATCACGTCATTATAGGCTACACTAACTGCTCGGACTTCATTAAACCTGTTAAAGGCCAAGGTCCATCTCAATGTGCTCCGACCAAGGCATCCATAGAGTTTAGTGTGACAGCTGATACTGGTGAGGAAGCTAGGTTTGAAGTTTTGAAATCCGGTTTCAGTTTTGTGTTTGAACCTGAAGAGAACAAAGTTGCAGTCCCAAGGAATGACGATGTCAAAGGTAACACAAAAGTTATTACTCTAAGTAATCATGGTTGTTTCAAGGATCAAGCAAATGGCGATGAATCACCAAAGGACCATTGGCAGACCACCACCTACATTGAAAGTTCT TTAACGTACATCCCAGATGAAGCATATTCTTCCTAG